A stretch of DNA from Vanacampus margaritifer isolate UIUO_Vmar chromosome 1, RoL_Vmar_1.0, whole genome shotgun sequence:
AAAAAAGGTCTGCGCAAGGCTCGCTTCTGGATCACTCCGGACCCGTACCACAATGACGACCACATCCAGATCGGGCGCGAGGTGAAGATCAGCTGTCAGGTGGAGGCCACGCCCTCCGAGGAGCTGCAGTTCAGCTGGCTGAAGAACGGCCGCCCGCTGCGTAGCTCCGAGCGGATGGTCATCACGCACAGCGACGTGGAGATGTCGCCGGGCGTCACCAACCTGGACATCATCGACCTCAAGTTCACCGATTTCGGCACCTATACCTGCGTGGCGTCGCTCAGGGACGGGGGGAGTCCCGAGATCAGCATCGACGTCAACATCTCGTCCACCACaggtgagggaggggggggggggggcatcggagTGTTGGTTCTGCTTCATGGACTGGACCCTTTGGCACGCGCTTGCAGTTCCTCCGGAGCTGACGGTGCCCAGGGGGCGCTCTCACATCATCGCTCAGGAGGGCGACGCGGTGGAGTTGCAGTGTTTGGTGTCGGGCAAACCCAAACCCGTCATCCTGTGGGCTCGTGTGGAGGAGAGtcctgcggcggcggcggcggcggcggcggcggctgctggGACGGTCGTCGGGGTGCCGGGGGGGGGCGCCTCTGGTGGCCGAGGACGCCGCCCAGACGGAAAGCGCCGACGGCGTCCTGAAGCTTACCAACGTGACGCAAGAGATGGGCGGGACCTACCGTTGCCAGACCAGCCAGTACAACGGCTTCAACGTCAAACCCCGGCAGGCGCTCATCCAGCTCCTGGTGCAGTGTGGGTAACGCTCACGCACACCCCGCGGCCGCTCGGCCCATTCTAATCCGGTGCCACGTGTGCCGGTGCAGTCCCGCCGGTGGTGGAGCCGGCGTTCTGGGAGGTCCGCCAGGCTCTGGGCCGGGCTTTCTCCCTGACCTGCCGGCTGCTGCGCGCCCACCCGGCCCGCCTGCTGCGCTACGAGTGGAAGCTCGGCTCCCGCCTGCTGACCGTGGGCCAGTTTGACGAGCAGCGCGACGACACGCACTACCAGGTCCGAGCGCTCAACCGCGAAGGATACGGCGAGTACACCTGTGACATCAGCAACGAGGCCGGAGCGGGCAGATGCACCTTCCTGGTCACCGGTGAGTCGCGGCACTCGTGCATGCTGGGATACTTTCAGCTCGgatttcacttcctgtttgtgcctGCTCACACAATTCCTGCTTGTAACTcgacacttcctgtttgtgaatcagcacttcctgtttgactcctcacacttcctgtttgtgaatcagcacttcctgtttgactcctcacacttcctgtttgtgaatcagcacttcctgtttgactCCACAAACGTCCTGCTTGTGACTCAACAGACTTCCTGTTATTGAATCAGCACTTCCTGCCTGACTCCAACCATCTTGTTTGTGACTTGACAAACCTTGAGCTCGCACAAACTTTTGACCAATGAGACGCCTGCTTTACAAGTGACATCATCACTAGCAGGTCATTAGCTGATGATGAATATCAGCCTCTCTGAAAATATCCGCAACAGAGCTGTAACAGAAGATCCGACATTTATCCGGAGGGGCTTAAAtgacacccacgcacacacacagcttttTAAGCTCCTCCCACTTGAAGTGTTAAGttgtggctgtgtgtgtgtgtgaggattTGAGTCGTCATTTTCTCACCCGTCAGAAGTAACGACGTCTCCATGCATCACATCTCAGGCAACccgccgaccccccccccccccatgccccccccccaactccgTGAAAGCTCTTTTGAGTTTGCCTGTCAGCATGCTGAGAGACTTCCTGAGTTAAGCTTCTTAACGCCGCGCGCTGCAGCACAGCTTCTTTGAAGAGGAAAAGCCATCTCAGCACTCATGCAGGATGAAGGTCGGGATGGTCACGAGGCAGAACTCAAGTCCGGGTCGGCGCTGGGAGCGATGCAGGATGATGCTCATGATTTCCAGATGAAGGTCATAGAGTGTTGATATGGGACGAtggtgatgatgaagatgaaggtcACCCTGCTGGATGAAGGTCACGATTGTAACACGCTGATGTCATTTTTGCTGCAGCCAATCAGATGAGAGCTGGCGGTCCgaataaaaatgtgacaggAAGTTGGATGAATAAAttgtccccttttttttttttttttttttttactcactgtCACCATGGCGACAGCTGAGTCAGCCACTCACTactctcctttttctttttcaaaccttaatcctctctctcacacacacacttggaatGAACCcccaaaccacacacacacacacacacacacacatttcggTTTGGCGTCATGCTTTGCAAATCTTCAGAAAGTGCGTCTATGAATAATTGATCCCGTGTTGTACCTCCGCCAGGGAAGGCGTACCCGCCCGAGTTCTACTACGACACGCCCGGCGCCCTGTGGCAGAACCGGCCCCGCACGTACGGCTTCACGCTGCAGTGGACCCAGATGGAGCCCGCCGGCGTGGACCGCATCCTGGCCTACAGGCTGGGCATTTGCCAGGTGACCCCGCCCACTCACGCCGCAAAAAATACTCGCACGCGACACTCAAGGACAagtagatacaaaaaaaaacaaaaaaaacccaccttGCTATAAATGCAAGTATTTATTTGGCTGTGCTTCTCCTCCATGACTTGCCACCACTGCACGGGCTGAGCAGCAGGGGgcgctagcgctaatgctaacttgGGTGAAtaacacgtgtgtgtgttgtttttgtgtgtgtgtgaggtgggGCAGGGCCCCTGGTGGGAGCAGGAGATCCCCATGGAGGCCAACATCCACAAGGGGCAGCTGCTGACCCACAACCTGACAGAACTGGTCAAGCCCGAGTCCTACCTGGTCCGCCTGACGCCCATCACGCGCTACGGCGACGGCGACGCCACCGAGCGCGTCATCGCCTACAGCGGTACTTCCTGTTtgcatgagagagagagagagagagagagagagagtttttgTCTTGACTACATTGTGGGGCCGATGCacgcgtgtttttccaggtttaactaccattgtggggaccgacttgaaagTTCAGACctgtttttgagggtcaaaacttggttttagagtttagaaTTGGGTTATGCTTGAGGTTAGGGAAAGATGTCAATGCGATGTCCCCACTCCACTTGTAAACCcaactgagtgtgtgtgtggtaaaaGAAGGCGTATCTAACCCGTGTTGTGTTCCTCCCGCAGCGCCGGTGAATCCACACCTCAGTGAGTACTCCTTTGTAATCTGATGAAAGTAATCCTACGCACGTTCACGGGTCATCATTGGCAGGACTTTGGGAGGATTTTTGGATCTATTTGCAGTTGAAACCAGTGATTGCTCgcgtgggctccctctagtggcacgCCAAGAAATCACTGAATTCAATCTACAAATGACAACggcttccattttttttgttaatccaatacattttttttatgtacagttcTGTTGTATTTCGCTTTCCAGTACAGAATGCTATGAATAATTTACAATttctttttcaaacatttattcagGTCTAATTAGTATTTTGGTTTTTATGTTCAATATATTTTGAAgaattaaggatttttttttttaatttaaggcTATTCATTTAGCCTTTTAAAAACTCTTTTAGTTATTAAGTATTCAACAAGTATTTCAATCATATTTAGGAGAGGCATTGGGTAACGTCGCCCAATTTGTAGACAGAAGACTATTTAAGTAACTTTTGTTGATATAGTATATCGGTAACTTTTAGGGagtattttgtacattttagagTATGTAGGCAACTTGTAAagagtacattttatttatttttatttaagtaaGGGAATATTTTAACAGTTTTGAGTGTTTTCCCAGGACATCCAGGAGTACTTGAATAACGTGCAGCAAGTATTTTTTTGAGAGATTTAAAGTTTGGTTACTTTTAAGgaatatttgagtaaaacttTTATGGACTATTTTAGTATGTCGAAGAGTATTTAGATTACTTTTAGGGATTATTGCCATAGATTTAGGAGTATGAAGTCAACTTCTAAAGAGTACATTTTAGATTTAAGAATATTTAAGTAACTTCTAGTCAGCATTTCAATAGATTTGAGTATATTTAGGTAGATTTTAGAGAGTATTTAGATAACTTGTAGGAAGTATTTCTGGAGATTTTAGGGTATCATTTTTGGGAGATttaaactgtgtgtgtgcgtgtgcgtgcgcaggGGAGTTCCAGTGTGCTTTCGAGGACGAGGCCTTGTGTCTCTTCTCTCAGGACAAAAGCGACGACTTTGACTGGACGCGCCACAGCGCCGCCTCCCGCGACACCAAGTACACGCCCAACACCGGACCCAGCGTCGACCGTCGTGGCTCCAAGCAAGgtcgcgcacacgcacacacttcaaAGCTGCAAGCAGGTGGATCCAATTTGGAAACAGTCAAAAACGGACCCTCTATTTTCGTGCTTGATGTCATGAGATGATTTTTTCCTGCGGGTCAACTCATGATTGACGgatctaccaaatttcatgtagcTGGCTTTCTTGGCTGAATTTTTTAGGAAATTCCTTGAAAATG
This window harbors:
- the mdga2a gene encoding LOW QUALITY PROTEIN: MAM domain-containing glycosylphosphatidylinositol anchor protein 2 (The sequence of the model RefSeq protein was modified relative to this genomic sequence to represent the inferred CDS: deleted 1 base in 1 codon), whose product is MGPLVALAWLLSGFVHGVHAQGVYAPPTVRIVHSGQACNVEEERHSERVYTIREGETLELVCLVTGHPRPQVRWTKTAGGASERHGDSWAHNDTLKIEKIGRHQGGRYYCKADNGMGTPAIRSIRVDVYFLDDPLITVHQSVADAKELFYVERTVFLRCVAASNPPVHYTWRRGRQVLSQGADAGVDIYEPFFTQGETKILKLKNLRPQDYANYTCIASVRKVCDIADKVAHFNLNNRTAPPTIKLLLDEPLVANPGETVTLVCAASGGDPPPGLRWLRPGGEPLPKRSVSKGGTLTIPAVAVDDGGAYSCLADNNVGNAARKSTNILVRGLRKARFWITPDPYHNDDHIQIGREVKISCQVEATPSEELQFSWLKNGRPLRSSERMVITHSDVEMSPGVTNLDIIDLKFTDFGTYTCVASLRDGGSPEISIDVNISSTTVPPELTVPRGRSHIIAQEGDAVELQCLVSGKPKPVILWARVEESPAAAAAAAAAAAGTVVGVPGGAPLVAEDAAQTESADGVLKLTNVTQEMGGTYRCQTSQYNGFNVKPRQALIQLLVQFPPVVEPAFWEVRQALGRAFSLTCRLLRAHPARLLRYEWKLGSRLLTVGQFDEQRDDTHYQVRALNREGYGEYTCDISNEAGAGRCTFLVTGKAYPPEFYYDTPGALWQNRPRTYGFTLQWTQMEPAGVDRILAYRLGICQVGQGPWWEQEIPMEANIHKGQLLTHNLTELVKPESYLVRLTPITRYGDGDATERVIAYSAPVNPHLREFQCAFEDEALCLFSQDKSDDFDWTRHSAASRDTKYTPNTGPSVDRRGSKQGYYVYIETSRPRMEGDKARLLSPSFNTGSKSGATYCLAFYYHMYGKHIGALSVFLRQKGASEASVWSLSGNQGDRWRRAAINIHPNADFQVVLEGVRGAGIEGDIAIDDVTIQEGQCKDPPSNNLISLAPPRQPGLWLLHLTLSLTLIGRQR